A window of the Desulfobacterales bacterium genome harbors these coding sequences:
- a CDS encoding alpha/beta hydrolase, translated as MTPPFSFFKTYDDLSIRYAVRLCRSEQKAGSLILLGGRREFIEKYTETIAELNGRNFDVYAMDWRGQGLSGRQLPNRHKGYVRSYDDYLEDLNRFFREVIQPRAVLPCIILAHSMGGHIALRYLHDHPDCVAKAILTAPMIDIALSPFKVLLIRVFARFAVSAGMDKAYVQGSGDYRAVDQNFNGNRLTSDPRRFTDEQRAIHANPDLALGGVTYGWLKATLESIDILKGTGYPEAIRTPVLIVGADCDRVVSLKSQEQICERLPFGRIRIIPQARHEVLKETDQVRGLFWQAFDRFVETQREPLKHHDDIA; from the coding sequence ATGACGCCACCGTTTTCTTTTTTCAAAACTTACGATGATCTGTCTATCCGTTATGCCGTCCGGCTGTGCCGGTCTGAACAAAAAGCGGGGAGCCTCATTCTGCTGGGCGGGCGGCGGGAATTTATCGAAAAATATACCGAGACCATTGCCGAACTGAACGGGCGCAATTTTGACGTTTATGCCATGGACTGGCGCGGGCAGGGACTGTCCGGCCGTCAGCTGCCGAACCGGCATAAAGGCTACGTGCGTTCCTATGACGATTATCTGGAAGACCTGAACCGGTTTTTCAGAGAGGTAATACAGCCCCGGGCGGTTTTACCCTGCATCATTCTGGCCCACTCCATGGGCGGACACATTGCGCTGCGGTATTTGCACGACCATCCGGATTGCGTCGCAAAAGCCATACTCACCGCACCCATGATTGATATTGCCTTGTCCCCCTTCAAAGTGCTCCTGATCCGGGTTTTCGCCCGGTTTGCCGTTTCCGCCGGCATGGACAAGGCGTATGTCCAAGGCTCCGGGGATTATCGGGCAGTCGATCAGAATTTCAACGGCAACCGGCTCACATCCGATCCCCGGCGCTTTACGGACGAACAAAGAGCGATTCATGCAAACCCGGACCTGGCACTGGGCGGCGTGACCTACGGGTGGCTTAAGGCGACATTGGAATCCATCGATATCCTCAAGGGGACCGGATACCCGGAAGCGATTCGGACGCCGGTCCTGATTGTCGGCGCCGATTGCGACCGGGTTGTTTCCTTAAAATCCCAGGAACAGATTTGTGAGCGCCTGCCGTTCGGTCGTATCCGGATTATCCCCCAGGCCCGGCACGAAGTGTTAAAAGAAACCGATCAGGTCCGCGGCCTGTTCTGGCAGGCATTTGACCGGTTTGTTGAAACGCAAAGGGAACCGTTAAAGCACCATGATGATATTGCTTGA
- a CDS encoding cytoplasmic protein: MTMKHTHHFIESYDGLVGFGFNRETDEKTVCYYLQKFSDDALMEKLIKKLSDEELQELFDGMTRLLKKHLSDDEYHRLFLKDG; the protein is encoded by the coding sequence ATGACCATGAAACATACACACCATTTTATCGAATCATACGACGGGCTGGTGGGCTTCGGATTCAACCGGGAAACAGACGAGAAGACGGTATGCTATTATCTGCAAAAGTTTTCCGATGACGCCCTGATGGAAAAACTGATAAAGAAATTGTCTGATGAGGAGCTCCAGGAGTTGTTCGATGGTATGACGCGGCTGCTGAAGAAACATCTGTCCGACGACGAATATCACCGTTTGTTTTTAAAGGACGGGTAA
- a CDS encoding LysM peptidoglycan-binding domain-containing protein translates to MKWKDSNDTVELDAETGDDPKDGKSFSIKKDNGIYHSGQNSLQGKKMPVMLVGGGILILVVLIIWLIYGSGGNSNVQQVNLLEPRVKALEDRLSSLEPFAGAANIAAQQEKTIAELTRRIDGLEAVFTKEIDSLSKRMATVKPQKTAAPLPAKSQPDQTAPGTADARKATHHVVQAGENLYRISLRYNIKLDELLRLNNLKPGAAIQPGQKLLVSPQKP, encoded by the coding sequence ATGAAATGGAAAGATTCAAACGACACCGTTGAGTTGGATGCCGAGACCGGTGATGACCCTAAAGACGGCAAATCGTTTTCAATTAAAAAGGACAACGGTATTTACCATTCAGGTCAAAATTCTTTGCAGGGAAAGAAGATGCCGGTCATGCTTGTGGGCGGCGGGATCCTGATACTGGTGGTTTTGATAATCTGGCTGATTTACGGCTCCGGGGGGAATTCCAACGTTCAGCAGGTCAATTTGCTGGAGCCCAGAGTCAAAGCGCTGGAGGACAGGCTTTCAAGTCTTGAGCCCTTTGCCGGAGCGGCAAACATTGCGGCGCAGCAGGAGAAAACCATTGCAGAACTGACCAGAAGAATCGATGGCCTTGAAGCGGTATTCACGAAAGAGATTGATAGTCTATCGAAGCGGATGGCTACGGTAAAGCCCCAGAAGACGGCTGCGCCGCTGCCGGCTAAATCTCAACCGGACCAGACAGCTCCGGGAACGGCTGATGCGCGCAAGGCAACTCACCATGTGGTTCAGGCGGGGGAAAATCTCTATCGGATCAGCCTGCGCTATAATATAAAATTGGATGAATTGCTCCGTCTGAACAACCTGAAACCCGGCGCGGCGATTCAACCCGGGCAAAAGTTGCTGGTGAGCCCCCAGAAGCCTTA